From Streptomyces sp. NBC_01551:
CCCCATCAACTGACCGCCGAAGCCGCCGGAGCCGCCCGCGATGGGCCACACTCCGGCGGCGAAGGCGATGGGGGCGCTGATCGGTGCCGTGATCAGGTCCGCCGGCCGCACCCAGACGGCGGTGGCGGCGGCGACGGGCGGGAAGAGCAGCCCGTAGACGAAGAGCGAGGCCCCGAAGAGCAGCCAGGCGATGCCGCCGACCAGCAGCATCGCGACGCAGGCGAACAGCCCGCCGCCGAGCCCGGTCAGCTTGGGGCGGGGCAGCCGGCGGCGGGGTGCGGGCGCACCGGGCCGCCGTCCGCCGCTCTGGGCGGGCACACCGGAGAGGGCGGCGGCCGGGCCGGCCGGCTGCTGTCGCTGCGCGTGAACGACGGGTCGCGTCCTGTATTGCTCCACGTCACCAAAGTA
This genomic window contains:
- a CDS encoding DUF6542 domain-containing protein — its product is MEQYRTRPVVHAQRQQPAGPAAALSGVPAQSGGRRPGAPAPRRRLPRPKLTGLGGGLFACVAMLLVGGIAWLLFGASLFVYGLLFPPVAAATAVWVRPADLITAPISAPIAFAAGVWPIAGGSGGFGGQLMGVVSALSLHAGWLYAGTLVAALIALVRKAVLIGKRPGRRMA